In Arachis hypogaea cultivar Tifrunner chromosome 2, arahy.Tifrunner.gnm2.J5K5, whole genome shotgun sequence, a genomic segment contains:
- the LOC112747486 gene encoding uncharacterized protein At5g03900, chloroplastic yields the protein MATISTCLTVTPHSRVFSHSRSPPRSPGPFMQSPSFLRTVPRRPRVLVPAVRAGIDVGRVIRPGGAVETDKLPSDVRKRTMEAVDACGGRVTVGDVASRAGLKLNEAQKALQALAADTDGFLEVSEEGDILYVFPKDYRSKLGAKSFRIKAEPLFEKAKAAGEYLIRVSFGTALIASIVIVYTTIIALVTSSRSEEDNRGRRGRSYDSGFTFYFNPVDLFWYWDPYYYRRRRIQADDEKMNFIESVFSFVFGDGDPNQGIEEERWKLIGQYISSNGGVVAAEELAPYLDIDSVQGLQDDESYILPVLLRFDGQPEVDEKGNIVYRFPSLQRTASQKGKRKEYVGRKWADWVGGVEKFFKEKTWQFSKTSTSERAMVIGLGGFNLFGVIILGTMLKDMTVAPSSFIKFVADIFPLLQIYAGSFFAIPLVRWFFIRKRNADIEKRNKIRKQCAKVLELPDPSLRQKLFSARDMAQKTVIGQDQIVYSTDKDLLEQEYEAREWDRKFRELERSD from the exons ATGGCTACCATCTCCACATGCCTTACTGTCACACCTCATTCCCGCGTCTTCTCTCACTCCCGCAGTCCGCCCAGGAGCCCGGGCCCCTTTATGCAAAGCCCGAGCTTCCTCCGGACAGTCCCAAGGAGGCCTAGGGTTTTGGTGCCCGCTGTGAGGGCGGGCATCGATGTAGGCCGGGTTATCCGTCCCGGCGGAGCTGTGGAGACAGATAAGCTGCCGTCGGATGTGAGGAAGCGGACGATGGAGGCAGTTGACGCGTGTGGCGGGAGGGTGACAGTTGGTGACGTGGCGAGCAGGGCTGGACTAAAGTTGAATGAGGCTCAGAAGGCTCTGCAAGCTCTTGCTGCTGATACAGATGGCTTCTTAGAG GTTTCTGAGGAAGGTGACATTCTGTATGTGTTTCCGAAAGATTATCGATCAAAGCTTGGTGCCAAGTCGTTTAGGATTAAAGCTGAACCCCTTTTTGAAAAGGCTAAG GCTGCAGGAGAATACTTGATAAGGGTTTCTTTTGGTACAGCATTAATTGCATCCATTGTTATTGTTTACACAACAATAATTGCTCTGGTTACTAGTAGCAGAAG TGAAGAGGACAATCGTGGAAGACGAGGCAGATCATATGATTCAGGATTTACCTTCTACTTTAATCCAGTAGACttattttg GTACTGGGATCCATATTACTATAGGAGGCGAAGGATACAAGCTGATGATGAGAAGATGAACTTCATTGAATCG GTATTCTCCTTTGTATTTGGAGATGGTGATCCCAATCAAGGAATTGAAGAAGAGAGATGGAAGTTG ATTGGGCAGTATATATCATCTAATGGTGGTGTTGTTGCAGCCGAAGAACTTGCCCCATATCTTGATATAGATTCTGTGCAGGGACTTCAG GATGATGAATCATATATCTTACCTGTGCTTTTACGTTTTGATGGTCAGCCTGAAGTTGATGAGAAG GGAAATATCGTATATAGGTTCCCATCTCTACAGAGGACAGCTTCTCAAAAGGGTAAGCGGAAAGAATATGTTGGTAGAAAATGGGCAGATTGGGTTGGAGGAGTTGAGAAGTTTTTCAAGGAGAAAACATGGCAATTCag TAAAACAAGCACATCAGAGAGAGCAATGGTTATTGGCCTGGGTGGCTTTAATCTGTTTGGAGTTATTATTCTTGGAACCATGTTGAA AGATATGACAGTTGCACCTAGTAGCTTCATTAAATTTGTGGCAGACATCTTTCCGCTTCTTCAG ATTTATGCTGGTTCCTTCTTTGCAATTCCCCTTGTCCGATGGTTTTTTATTAGGAAGAGGAATGCTGACattgaaaagagaaataaaattaggAAGCAGTGTGCAAAAGTACTCGAATTACCTGACCCTTCACTGAGACAGAAG CTTTTCAGTGCTAGGGACATGGCCCAAAAGACAGTCATAGGACAGGATCAAATTGTGTATAGCACTGACAAGGATTTACTAGAGCAAGAGTACGAGGCTCGTGAATGGGATAGAAAATTTCGGGAGCTAGAGAGATCCGATTAA